One Arachis hypogaea cultivar Tifrunner chromosome 2, arahy.Tifrunner.gnm2.J5K5, whole genome shotgun sequence genomic window, TCCATGGATTGAAACAAAACCACAGAATCCCTCTCAAATCATATGCTAATCCATGTTAGCCTCTCTCAACCTTGCAAGATATCTCAGCACAAAATAGCTCAatcttcaaaataaaataataaatgaaatcAATATGCACCAAAGTCTGTATATTCTTAATTAAGCACCGGCaggaggtggtggtggaggtgTTTGAGCCGGAGCAGGCTGACTACCACCACCACTGCTGCCATTATGTTGCCACGGTTTCAGAATCACTAGCAACACTACCAAGATAATCGCTAGAAGCAGTATGATACAAAAACAGGTCCATTTCCTGGTGTTCTTCTGGTGCTTTCTTGCAGTTTGCAACCGCTCTGTTCCGGTGTGCACAAACGAATGGGCTCGCGCCACGTGGCTCTCAATATCGTCCAGTTGCTCGCCCTGTGTTTGCACCAGCACTGCCATGTCAAGGAACACCTGGTGCAACTCCTTGAGATTCTTCTCGATCTCTTTGACAGCATCATGCCTTTCTTGAATTTCATTGATGGTGTCAAGAATTCTTCCCCTGCCTTGTTCTTGAATGGCTTTCTGAAGGAATGTCTCACTCTCACCTGCACAGAGGTGAAGCTCACACATTATTACAGAATTCTCACATCCCCAATTTTTATCATCTCAACGTTTATACTAAAGTGAACATGGAATTATAACTTCAAAGCATAATAACATAGACTTGAGTATCAAAATAATCATTTCAACAAGCCAATGGTTACATATATAGCTTCCCTAGTTCAATTATTCTTAAATTTAACGTTAAACAAATAATTGAGAATTCATCATGTATCTGATAagaatatgatatgatatgatgcaATAGTTAAACTCAATTTTCGATTAGATCTGAAGTGAACAACTTACTATGAACTATCCCATTAGCAACAAATTACAAATCAAAATTCTATTATTCTTTATTTCATACTTCAACGAATCTAAATATCCTGCTATAGTATTATTCCAATCCTTTGATCAAGTAAGGATGTATAGATATTTGAATGAATTTAATATCTACGCGCcattaaaataaaatcattacCAATCATATGCAATAGCAACTAGCAAGAGGAAAAATCAAAGTGGGGGAAAGTCAACATCTAAATGCTCGTTTGGCTTGTTTGAATTTCAATCTCCTACTTATAATCTTTGAAGAAATTTCTAAGACAGTAACTAAACAACAATTTCTCCTTACCAGTAGAGATCAAGAGATCGAGCGTCTTCTCATCGGGATTCTCGCCGGTGACGGTGAAGTACCGCCGCTGCACCGTCTCCCTATACTCCGCCGAGATCTGCTGCCGCAATTCATTGAAGCTCTCCATCGAATCCTTCAGCTTCTTCTTCAAACCGTTAACCACCGAAGTTCTCGTCCGGTCCGATGACGAACCCGGTCCGCAACCCGGCAGGTTCCGGTTCGCAGCGTTGGACCGGTCCAGCGCCTCGAGGCGGAGCTTGATCACCTTCGCCTTCTTCAGCGCCGCCGATACGTCGGCGTCCATTCTCGACCGGAGGTCACGCACGGCGGCGGCGTTGTGAAGCGTCTTGCTCTGCTCGTGGCTGCTCTGGAGACTCTGGAGAAGACGCTCGACTTCGCGAAGCTCCTCTTTAACGCCTTCGACatctgttaggatttggttgaattagtcctacattgcttaggatagcaaatggagtgggtggcctaggctataaatatgaggctaagttctccatttgtttttgcaccagtcagaaacactttaagcttgtatctgatttttcttttcctctgtactctttgattagagagtgttgtgaggtgtagttagatatttgctttgaaagagtgtgggtgtactggggtgccggtgagagaaagaagtctatgtgttgtaacaattttcacatagtgatattctctggttgtcatttgacaacggccgtggttttttctccggtaattggagtttccacgttaaattcttgtgttgtgattgtgtctattttatttctctgtcaaaggtgttttctcaagggggaattgtgtcttattcccaacaagtggtatcagagcttcggttcggtgggatttattcttagtatgctctgtggttgcagcctagtctgatcTTCCACAtcaaaaaagaattttgtcctgtagcttgaggttgatctttggttgctgttgttgttgctggaaggcagtgtgactctgtgagagtgcaatttggaaaaggttctggctaaggaaagacttggtatttaagtgtgtccattgtgacccacctctctttcctggggacccttcctagtgcacggtctacagttgagttatactattccagtatacggttgcaacaatgtcaggatattcaagtgctgtgaagcttgaaatagagaaatttgatggaagaatcaattttggcttgtggcaagtacaagtcaaggatgtgttgatacaatcaggtttgcacaaggcgttgaaggagaagatctctggttgctctctctatgagagaagatgatgttctctagaagacaagaagtatcctcatggtattaccgcactgccatggataaggatgagttgtggcaatcaggtccacaattgcacacgggcattggttggcgttgagatgcaaggtgtgtggcggagttaggtcgatggctgaagaacttccaggaaaagccaatttggaagttgcaccatgaattttcagcaaggtttcgatctgtaccaaggcgaaatgcttggagtggtctaattccaagtgagtatactttcatggtggagtatgatagttctctgaactatgattgtcggtatagacaatggcagcaaagaattgtcggtgttga contains:
- the LOC112757635 gene encoding syntaxin-121-like encodes the protein MNDLFSGSFSRLRNERTSPDRHHVIEMSAVTPDAAGSGGVHLDKFFDDVEGVKEELREVERLLQSLQSSHEQSKTLHNAAAVRDLRSRMDADVSAALKKAKVIKLRLEALDRSNAANRNLPGCGPGSSSDRTRTSVVNGLKKKLKDSMESFNELRQQISAEYRETVQRRYFTVTGENPDEKTLDLLISTGESETFLQKAIQEQGRGRILDTINEIQERHDAVKEIEKNLKELHQVFLDMAVLVQTQGEQLDDIESHVARAHSFVHTGTERLQTARKHQKNTRKWTCFCIILLLAIILVVLLVILKPWQHNGSSGGGSQPAPAQTPPPPPPAGA